The Anabas testudineus chromosome 14, fAnaTes1.2, whole genome shotgun sequence genome includes a region encoding these proteins:
- the synj1 gene encoding synaptojanin-1 isoform X5: MAFSKGYRIYHKLDPPPYSVIVETRTREECLMFESGAVAVLSTAEKEAIKNTYTKIVDAYGILGVLRLNLGDSMLHSLVVVTGCSSVGKVQDSEVFRVTQTDFISLKNDPGDEDRIAEVRKVLNSGHFYFAWSSTGVSMDLSLNAHRRILQDTTDNRFFWNQSLHLHLKHYGVNCDDWLLRLMCGGVEIRTIYAGHKQAKACIFSRLSSERAGTRFNVRGTNDDGQVANFVETEQVIFLDDKVSSFIQIRGSIPLFWEQPGIQVGSHRVKLSRGFEANAPAFERHFTALRRLYGKQVIVNLLGSKEGEHMLSKAFQSHLKASEHAAAVKMVNFDYHQNVKGGKADKLHSVLKPQLDKFVEDCGFFYYSGEMGITKTQGGTIRSNCLDCLDRTNSVQAFFALEMLPNQLEIMGLTGKPQLVARFQEVFRTMWSANGDSISKIYAGTGALDGKAKLKDGARSVTRTIQNNFFDSSKQEAIDILRLGSTLNSDLADKARALLTTSSLYVTEPVLQSASPRVLLGMCQNYHKYTRPRKIRVSVGTWNVNGGKQFRSIAFRNQTLNDWLLDAPKKAGHLEFQDSKAHPIDIFAIGFQEMVELNAGNIVSASTTNQKLWAAELQKNISRDHKYVLLASEQLVGVCLFVFIRPQHAPFIRDVAVDTVKTGMGGATGNKGGVAIRLLFHTTSICFVCSHFAAGQSQVKERNDDYNEITRRLTFPMGRLLYSHDYVFWCGDFNYRISLPNEEVKDLIKQQNLDALTAGDQLLDQKNAGLIFRGFTEGKLDFAPTYKYDLFSEDYDTSEKCRTPAWTDRILWKRRKWNFNKTAEEMNVVGAASTSGENEDDPDQYWSPGTLKYYGRAELKTSDHRPVVSVIDVDILEVDPEARHQVYKDVIALQGPPDGTILVSLCSSGPDDYFDDALIDELLDKFSNFGEVILIRFVEEKMWVTFLEGYSALAALSLSASTVLGKVIDIRLKSPGWIKSLEEEMSVERICGSIPTSASSSLLAEDTDMGDDDYDMEGDVDEEVEEILPQHLQPGAGSGPGSSPLPSPRSSPCPSPTHGEPAAPSRPSRATQPSRPSQGPPVDFQPGAPTSQGMEPKRPPPPRPNAPPARPAPPQRPPPPSGRGQTAVGAPGPGGASRPNIPPRAGVISMPPQSRPPPPSHPGAPRPIPEVHPGAPRPIPDTHPGAPRPVPPAQAKSMELPLGPPPATTPPSMRPQLPSPMQAPMQPQPAAPSVQSQLPPPMQPTLPAPLQPQQAPAAAAPAPAAAASAVPAGPPQALASPKPPPRSRSSHALPPDAAKSETGPAAQTNGLNGFQTEAQWKPDPFDTLTSDVLSSSSSAWHTTQSLTRGSSLRTPPSVPPSTFSSSTLPASFSHQSSALSDLQIFDSSSSSSLSTPSPFTSSLLPPPPVPSRSRSQETLRASPGPFLTDPLPTRPSSTNPFTGPLIQQNQQRRSLTPDFSIQLPPSNSNLQRTMSALTQPLIPTPAPPATSAPPPVATPTSQLQRTMSLFGPTPTLSPTPAPLPLTADLSSLPPLPLAPPSSIPPGPAPRRQPPPPGGKPTQQWVTFDDDLDFSALTKTPQTSLHIPVFASSSLDSQTPTQLSHSLFNSEPDWLSPASLAFPNLPPPIAPRTATSNPKLPERPGGDCFFPRESTER, translated from the exons ATGGCCTTCAGCAAGGGATATCGCATTTATCACAAGCTGGACCCACCTCCCTACAGTGTCATAGTGGAAACAAGGACAAGGGAGGAATGCCTCATGTTTGAATCGGGCGCTGTTGCTGTTCTGT CGACAGCTGAGAAGGAGGccattaaaaatacatacaccAAAATTGTTGATGCCTATGGGATCCTGGGTGTCCTCCGCCTAAACCTGG GTGACTCCATGCTCCACAGTCTTGTAGTTGTGACAGGATGCAGCTCCGTGGGGAAGGTGCAGGATTCTGAGGTTTTCAGagtcacacaaacagactttATATCTCTGAAGAATGATCCAGGAGATGAGGACCGGATTGCAGAGGTGCGAAAGGTTCTCAACTCTGGACACTTCTACTTTGCCTGGTCTTCCACAGGAGTCAGCATGGACTTGAGTCTCAATGCACACCGCAGGATTCTACAAGACACTACTGATAACCGATTCTTTTG GAACCAATCTCTGCACCTGCATCTGAAACACTACGGAGTAAACTGTGATGACTGGCTGTTGAGGCTGATGTGTGGTGGTGTGGAGATCAGGACCATCTATGCAGGTCACAAACAGGCCAAGGCCTGCATCTTCTCCCGCCTCAGCTCAGAGCGAGCAGGCACTCGATTCAACGTCCGAGGAACAAATGATGATGGACAGGTGGCCAACTTTGTGGAGACTGAACAG GTTATTTTCCTGGATGACAAAGTCTCGTCCTTCATACAGATCCGTGGGTCCATTCCGCTTTTCTGGGAACAACCAGGAATCCAG GTTGGCTCTCACCGTGTCAAACTCTCAAGGGGATTTGAGGCAAATGCGCCAGCATTTGAAAg ACATTTCACTGCACTGCGAAGATTGTATGGAAAACAGGTGATTGTCAACCTGCTTGGGAGTAAAGAAGGAGAACACATGCTCAGCAAAGCGTTTCAG AGTCACTTGAAGGCATCAGAgcatgcagcagcagtgaaaatggTGAACTTTGACTACCATCAAAATGTGAAGGGGGGCAAGGCAGACAAACTTCACAGTGTCCTCAAACCCCAGCTCGACAAATTCGTAGAGGACTGTGGGTTCTTCTACTACTCAGGAGAGATGGGCATCACAAA GACTCAGGGTGGGACGATCAGGTCCAACTGTCTGGACTGTCTGGATAGAACCAACAGTGTACAGGCCTTTTTTGCCCTTGAG ATGCTTCCAAATCAGTTGGAGATAATGGGTCTTACAGGGAAACCCCAGCTTGTCGCCAGGTTCCAGGAGGTTTTTAGGACCATGTGGTCTGCCAATGGAGACTCTATCAGTAAAATCTACGCAGGCACCGGTGCCCTGGATGGCAAGGCCAAG CTGAAAGATGGAGCTCGTTCTGTGACAAGGACCATCCAGAACAACTTCTTTGACAGTTCTAAGCAGGAGGCCATAGACATCCTGAGGCTGGGCTCCACACTGAACAGTGATTTGGCAGACAAAGCACGGGCCTTGCTCACCACTTCCAGTCTTTATG TCACTGAGCCCGTCTTACAATCAG CCTCCCCAAGAGTATTGCTGGGAATGTGTCAGAACTACCATAAATACACAAGGCCTAGGAAGATCCGGGTATCTGTCGGTACTTGGAATGTCAATGGGGGTAAACAGTTTCGTAGCATTGCGTTCCGCAATCAGACACTTAACGATTGGCTGTTGGATGCTCCAAAGAAGGCAGGACATCTTGAGTTCCAGG ACAGCAAAGCCCACCCCATAGATATCTTTGCCATTGGTTTTCAGGAAATGGTTGAACTGAATGCCGGCAACATTGTCAGCGCCAG CACCACTAACCAGAAACTGTGGGCAGCTGAGCTTCAAAAAAATATCTCACGGGACCACAAGTATGTGCTGCTTGCTTCAGAGCAGCTGGTGggagtgtgtctgtttgttttcatccgCCCACAGCATGCACCCTTCATCAG GGATGTAGCTGTAGATACTGTAAAAACCGGGATGGGTGGGGCCACAGGCAATAAAGGAGGTGTGGCTATCCGCCTGCTGTTTCACACCACCAGTATCTGCTTCGTCTGCTCCCATTTTGCTGCTGGCCAATCACAGGTCAAGGAGAGGAACGACGACTATAATGAGATCACACGCAGGCTCACCTTCCCCATG GGTCGTCTGCTGTACTCGCATGATTACGTGTTCTGGTGTGGAGACTTTAACTATCGTATCAGCCTGCCAAATGAGGAAGTAAAAGATCTCATCAAACAGCAGAACTTGGATGCCTTGACAGCTGGGGACCAGTTGTTAGACCAGAAGAATGCTGGTTTG ATCTTCAGAGGTTTTACCGAGGGGAAGTTAGATTTTGCTCCTACCTATAAGTATGACCTCTTCTCAGAAGATTATGATACCAGTGAGAAGTGCCGCACACCAGCCTGGACTGACCGCATACtctggaagaggaggaagtggaactTTAACAAAACAG CTGAGGAGATGAATGTAGTGGGGGCAGCGTCCACATCTGGAGAGAATGAGGATGATCCAGACCAATACTGGAGCCCTGGCACTCTGAAATATTATGGCAGGGCTGAGCTTAAGACTTCAGATCACAG GCCTGTGGTGTCAGTAATAGATGTGGACATCCTGGAGGTTGACCCAGAAGCTCGACATCAGGTCTACAAAGATGTTATTGCCCTGCAGGGACCTCCAGACGGCACCATCCTGGTATCACTCTGCTCCTCCGGCCCTGATGACTACTTCGACGATGCACTCATAGACGAGCTGCTCGACAAGTTTTCTAATTTTGGAGAAGTCATCCTCATCAG GTTTGTTGAGGAGAAGATGTGGGTGACCTTCCTGGAAGGGTACTCTGCCCTGGCTGCTTTGTCTCTTAGTGCTTCCACT GTTCTAGGCAAGGTGATTGACATTCGTCTGAAGAGTCCAGGTTGGATCAAAAGTCTGGAGGAAGAGATGAGCGTGGAGAGAATCTGTGGAAGCATCCCAACCTCGGCCAGCTCTAGTCTGCTTGCTGAGGATACAGACATGGGAGACGATGATTACGATATGGAAG GTGACGTAgatgaagaggtggaggagatcCTTCCCCAGCACTTGCAGCCTGGAGCTGGCTCTGGCCCTGGATCATCTCCTCTCCCTTCACCACGTAGTAGTCCCTGTCCCTCCCCTACCCACGGAGAACCTGCTGCCCCCAGCAGGCCTAGTCGTGCAACACAACCTTCCCGACCATCACAAG gaCCTCCTGTTGACTTCCAGCCTGGTGCACCAACATCTCAAGGCATGGAGCCCAAACGGCCACCTCCCCCTCGTCCCAACGCTCCCCCAGCCAGACCAGCGCCCCCTCAGCGTCCACCACCACCTTCAG GCCGCggtcagacagcagtgggagctCCTGGACCAGGAGGTGCTTCCAGACCG AATATCCCTCCTCGTGCCGGGGTGATCAGCATGCCCCCTCAGTCTCGCCCACCACCTCCATCTCATCCTGGAGCACCCCGACCTATCCCAGAAGTACATCCTGGAGCCCCTCGCCCCATCCCAGACACTCACCCTGGAGCCCCACGGCCCGTGCCCCCTGCTCAGGCTAAATCCATGGAATTGCCTCTGG GTCCTCCACCTGCTACTACACCCCCTTCGATGAGACCTCAGCTTCCATCACCCATGCAGGCCCCCATGCAGCCTCAACCTGCTGCCCCTTCAGTTCAGTCCCAACTTCCACCACCGATGCAGCCCACACTTCCAGCTCCTCTCCAGCCACAGCAAGCTCCTGccgctgctgctcctgctcctgctgctgctgcatctgccGTCCCTGCAGGACCCCCACAGGCTTTAGCCTCTCCTAAACCACCACCACGTTCCCGCTCTTCTCACGCTCTGCCCCCTGATGCTGCCAAGTCTGAGACAGGACCAGCTGCACAG ACTAATGGACTGAATGGATTCCAGACAGAAGCACAATGGAAGCCTGACCCCTTTGACACACTTACATCTGACGTCttgtcctcttcctcatccGCCTGGCACACCACCCAGTCCCTGACCCGAGGCTCCTCTCTGCGCACTCCTCCCTCCGTTCCTCCATCTACATTTTCCTCCAGCACTCTCCCTGCATCCTTCTCTCACCAGTCCTCTGCTCTGTCAGACCTGCAGATATTTGAttcgtcctcctcttcctcactctccacTCCATCTCCATTCACATCCTCCCTGCTACCACCTCCTCCAGTCCCGTCTCGTAGTCGCTCACAGGAGACGCTGCGTGCCTCCCCTGGCCCATTTCTTACTGACCCACTTCCCACCCGACCCAGCAGCACCAACCCCTTCACAGGACCCCTTATCCAGCAGAATCAGCAGCGCCGCTCGCTCACACCGGACTTCAGCATCCAGCTTCCACCCTCGAATTCAAACCTTCAGAGGACCATGTCTGCTCTTACTCAGCCACTCATCCCAACCCCTGCTCCACCAGCAACGTCAGCCCCACCCCCTGTTGCTACACCCACCTCCCAGCTCCAAAGGACTATGTCCCTGTTTGGACCAACACCCACTCTCAGTCCTACACCTGCACCTCTGCCCCTCACTGCTGATCtgtcttctcttcctcccttgCCTCTGGCACCGCCCTCATCCATTCCACCAGGTCCTGCACCTCGACGTCAGCCACCTCCCCCAGGAGGGAAACCAACCCAGCAATGGGTCACATTTGATGATGATTTGGATTTTTCAGCTCTAACCAAAACACCACAGACATCCCTACACATCCCTGTCTTCGCTTCCAGTTCTTTAGATTCCCAAACTCCTACTCAGCTTTCCCACTCTTTGTTTAACTCAGAGCCCGACTGGTTATCTCCGGCCTCCTTAGCATTTCCGAACCTCCCTCCTCCCATCGCACCTAGAACTGCAACCAGTAACCCAAAACTCCCAGAGAGACCCGGTGGTGACTGCTTCTTCCCCAGGGAGTCGACAGAAAGATAG
- the synj1 gene encoding synaptojanin-1 isoform X4 has product MAFSKGYRIYHKLDPPPYSVIVETRTREECLMFESGAVAVLSTAEKEAIKNTYTKIVDAYGILGVLRLNLGDSMLHSLVVVTGCSSVGKVQDSEVFRVTQTDFISLKNDPGDEDRIAEVRKVLNSGHFYFAWSSTGVSMDLSLNAHRRILQDTTDNRFFWNQSLHLHLKHYGVNCDDWLLRLMCGGVEIRTIYAGHKQAKACIFSRLSSERAGTRFNVRGTNDDGQVANFVETEQVIFLDDKVSSFIQIRGSIPLFWEQPGIQVGSHRVKLSRGFEANAPAFERHFTALRRLYGKQVIVNLLGSKEGEHMLSKAFQSHLKASEHAAAVKMVNFDYHQNVKGGKADKLHSVLKPQLDKFVEDCGFFYYSGEMGITKTQGGTIRSNCLDCLDRTNSVQAFFALEMLPNQLEIMGLTGKPQLVARFQEVFRTMWSANGDSISKIYAGTGALDGKAKGGKLKDGARSVTRTIQNNFFDSSKQEAIDILRLGSTLNSDLADKARALLTTSSLYVTEPVLQSASPRVLLGMCQNYHKYTRPRKIRVSVGTWNVNGGKQFRSIAFRNQTLNDWLLDAPKKAGHLEFQDSKAHPIDIFAIGFQEMVELNAGNIVSASTTNQKLWAAELQKNISRDHKYVLLASEQLVGVCLFVFIRPQHAPFIRDVAVDTVKTGMGGATGNKGGVAIRLLFHTTSICFVCSHFAAGQSQVKERNDDYNEITRRLTFPMGRLLYSHDYVFWCGDFNYRISLPNEEVKDLIKQQNLDALTAGDQLLDQKNAGLIFRGFTEGKLDFAPTYKYDLFSEDYDTSEKCRTPAWTDRILWKRRKWNFNKTAEEMNVVGAASTSGENEDDPDQYWSPGTLKYYGRAELKTSDHRPVVSVIDVDILEVDPEARHQVYKDVIALQGPPDGTILVSLCSSGPDDYFDDALIDELLDKFSNFGEVILIRFVEEKMWVTFLEGYSALAALSLSASTVLGKVIDIRLKSPGWIKSLEEEMSVERICGSIPTSASSSLLAEDTDMGDDDYDMEGDVDEEVEEILPQHLQPGAGSGPGSSPLPSPRSSPCPSPTHGEPAAPSRPSRATQPSRPSQGPPVDFQPGAPTSQGMEPKRPPPPRPNAPPARPAPPQRPPPPSGRGQTAVGAPGPGGASRPNIPPRAGVISMPPQSRPPPPSHPGAPRPIPEVHPGAPRPIPDTHPGAPRPVPPAQAKSMELPLGPPPATTPPSMRPQLPSPMQAPMQPQPAAPSVQSQLPPPMQPTLPAPLQPQQAPAAAAPAPAAAASAVPAGPPQALASPKPPPRSRSSHALPPDAAKSETGPAAQTNGLNGFQTEAQWKPDPFDTLTSDVLSSSSSAWHTTQSLTRGSSLRTPPSVPPSTFSSSTLPASFSHQSSALSDLQIFDSSSSSSLSTPSPFTSSLLPPPPVPSRSRSQETLRASPGPFLTDPLPTRPSSTNPFTGPLIQQNQQRRSLTPDFSIQLPPSNSNLQRTMSALTQPLIPTPAPPATSAPPPVATPTSQLQRTMSLFGPTPTLSPTPAPLPLTADLSSLPPLPLAPPSSIPPGPAPRRQPPPPGGKPTQQWVTFDDDLDFSALTKTPQTSLHIPVFASSSLDSQTPTQLSHSLFNSEPDWLSPASLAFPNLPPPIAPRTATSNPKLPERPGGDCFFPRESTER; this is encoded by the exons ATGGCCTTCAGCAAGGGATATCGCATTTATCACAAGCTGGACCCACCTCCCTACAGTGTCATAGTGGAAACAAGGACAAGGGAGGAATGCCTCATGTTTGAATCGGGCGCTGTTGCTGTTCTGT CGACAGCTGAGAAGGAGGccattaaaaatacatacaccAAAATTGTTGATGCCTATGGGATCCTGGGTGTCCTCCGCCTAAACCTGG GTGACTCCATGCTCCACAGTCTTGTAGTTGTGACAGGATGCAGCTCCGTGGGGAAGGTGCAGGATTCTGAGGTTTTCAGagtcacacaaacagactttATATCTCTGAAGAATGATCCAGGAGATGAGGACCGGATTGCAGAGGTGCGAAAGGTTCTCAACTCTGGACACTTCTACTTTGCCTGGTCTTCCACAGGAGTCAGCATGGACTTGAGTCTCAATGCACACCGCAGGATTCTACAAGACACTACTGATAACCGATTCTTTTG GAACCAATCTCTGCACCTGCATCTGAAACACTACGGAGTAAACTGTGATGACTGGCTGTTGAGGCTGATGTGTGGTGGTGTGGAGATCAGGACCATCTATGCAGGTCACAAACAGGCCAAGGCCTGCATCTTCTCCCGCCTCAGCTCAGAGCGAGCAGGCACTCGATTCAACGTCCGAGGAACAAATGATGATGGACAGGTGGCCAACTTTGTGGAGACTGAACAG GTTATTTTCCTGGATGACAAAGTCTCGTCCTTCATACAGATCCGTGGGTCCATTCCGCTTTTCTGGGAACAACCAGGAATCCAG GTTGGCTCTCACCGTGTCAAACTCTCAAGGGGATTTGAGGCAAATGCGCCAGCATTTGAAAg ACATTTCACTGCACTGCGAAGATTGTATGGAAAACAGGTGATTGTCAACCTGCTTGGGAGTAAAGAAGGAGAACACATGCTCAGCAAAGCGTTTCAG AGTCACTTGAAGGCATCAGAgcatgcagcagcagtgaaaatggTGAACTTTGACTACCATCAAAATGTGAAGGGGGGCAAGGCAGACAAACTTCACAGTGTCCTCAAACCCCAGCTCGACAAATTCGTAGAGGACTGTGGGTTCTTCTACTACTCAGGAGAGATGGGCATCACAAA GACTCAGGGTGGGACGATCAGGTCCAACTGTCTGGACTGTCTGGATAGAACCAACAGTGTACAGGCCTTTTTTGCCCTTGAG ATGCTTCCAAATCAGTTGGAGATAATGGGTCTTACAGGGAAACCCCAGCTTGTCGCCAGGTTCCAGGAGGTTTTTAGGACCATGTGGTCTGCCAATGGAGACTCTATCAGTAAAATCTACGCAGGCACCGGTGCCCTGGATGGCAAGGCCAAG gGGGGTAAGCTGAAAGATGGAGCTCGTTCTGTGACAAGGACCATCCAGAACAACTTCTTTGACAGTTCTAAGCAGGAGGCCATAGACATCCTGAGGCTGGGCTCCACACTGAACAGTGATTTGGCAGACAAAGCACGGGCCTTGCTCACCACTTCCAGTCTTTATG TCACTGAGCCCGTCTTACAATCAG CCTCCCCAAGAGTATTGCTGGGAATGTGTCAGAACTACCATAAATACACAAGGCCTAGGAAGATCCGGGTATCTGTCGGTACTTGGAATGTCAATGGGGGTAAACAGTTTCGTAGCATTGCGTTCCGCAATCAGACACTTAACGATTGGCTGTTGGATGCTCCAAAGAAGGCAGGACATCTTGAGTTCCAGG ACAGCAAAGCCCACCCCATAGATATCTTTGCCATTGGTTTTCAGGAAATGGTTGAACTGAATGCCGGCAACATTGTCAGCGCCAG CACCACTAACCAGAAACTGTGGGCAGCTGAGCTTCAAAAAAATATCTCACGGGACCACAAGTATGTGCTGCTTGCTTCAGAGCAGCTGGTGggagtgtgtctgtttgttttcatccgCCCACAGCATGCACCCTTCATCAG GGATGTAGCTGTAGATACTGTAAAAACCGGGATGGGTGGGGCCACAGGCAATAAAGGAGGTGTGGCTATCCGCCTGCTGTTTCACACCACCAGTATCTGCTTCGTCTGCTCCCATTTTGCTGCTGGCCAATCACAGGTCAAGGAGAGGAACGACGACTATAATGAGATCACACGCAGGCTCACCTTCCCCATG GGTCGTCTGCTGTACTCGCATGATTACGTGTTCTGGTGTGGAGACTTTAACTATCGTATCAGCCTGCCAAATGAGGAAGTAAAAGATCTCATCAAACAGCAGAACTTGGATGCCTTGACAGCTGGGGACCAGTTGTTAGACCAGAAGAATGCTGGTTTG ATCTTCAGAGGTTTTACCGAGGGGAAGTTAGATTTTGCTCCTACCTATAAGTATGACCTCTTCTCAGAAGATTATGATACCAGTGAGAAGTGCCGCACACCAGCCTGGACTGACCGCATACtctggaagaggaggaagtggaactTTAACAAAACAG CTGAGGAGATGAATGTAGTGGGGGCAGCGTCCACATCTGGAGAGAATGAGGATGATCCAGACCAATACTGGAGCCCTGGCACTCTGAAATATTATGGCAGGGCTGAGCTTAAGACTTCAGATCACAG GCCTGTGGTGTCAGTAATAGATGTGGACATCCTGGAGGTTGACCCAGAAGCTCGACATCAGGTCTACAAAGATGTTATTGCCCTGCAGGGACCTCCAGACGGCACCATCCTGGTATCACTCTGCTCCTCCGGCCCTGATGACTACTTCGACGATGCACTCATAGACGAGCTGCTCGACAAGTTTTCTAATTTTGGAGAAGTCATCCTCATCAG GTTTGTTGAGGAGAAGATGTGGGTGACCTTCCTGGAAGGGTACTCTGCCCTGGCTGCTTTGTCTCTTAGTGCTTCCACT GTTCTAGGCAAGGTGATTGACATTCGTCTGAAGAGTCCAGGTTGGATCAAAAGTCTGGAGGAAGAGATGAGCGTGGAGAGAATCTGTGGAAGCATCCCAACCTCGGCCAGCTCTAGTCTGCTTGCTGAGGATACAGACATGGGAGACGATGATTACGATATGGAAG GTGACGTAgatgaagaggtggaggagatcCTTCCCCAGCACTTGCAGCCTGGAGCTGGCTCTGGCCCTGGATCATCTCCTCTCCCTTCACCACGTAGTAGTCCCTGTCCCTCCCCTACCCACGGAGAACCTGCTGCCCCCAGCAGGCCTAGTCGTGCAACACAACCTTCCCGACCATCACAAG gaCCTCCTGTTGACTTCCAGCCTGGTGCACCAACATCTCAAGGCATGGAGCCCAAACGGCCACCTCCCCCTCGTCCCAACGCTCCCCCAGCCAGACCAGCGCCCCCTCAGCGTCCACCACCACCTTCAG GCCGCggtcagacagcagtgggagctCCTGGACCAGGAGGTGCTTCCAGACCG AATATCCCTCCTCGTGCCGGGGTGATCAGCATGCCCCCTCAGTCTCGCCCACCACCTCCATCTCATCCTGGAGCACCCCGACCTATCCCAGAAGTACATCCTGGAGCCCCTCGCCCCATCCCAGACACTCACCCTGGAGCCCCACGGCCCGTGCCCCCTGCTCAGGCTAAATCCATGGAATTGCCTCTGG GTCCTCCACCTGCTACTACACCCCCTTCGATGAGACCTCAGCTTCCATCACCCATGCAGGCCCCCATGCAGCCTCAACCTGCTGCCCCTTCAGTTCAGTCCCAACTTCCACCACCGATGCAGCCCACACTTCCAGCTCCTCTCCAGCCACAGCAAGCTCCTGccgctgctgctcctgctcctgctgctgctgcatctgccGTCCCTGCAGGACCCCCACAGGCTTTAGCCTCTCCTAAACCACCACCACGTTCCCGCTCTTCTCACGCTCTGCCCCCTGATGCTGCCAAGTCTGAGACAGGACCAGCTGCACAG ACTAATGGACTGAATGGATTCCAGACAGAAGCACAATGGAAGCCTGACCCCTTTGACACACTTACATCTGACGTCttgtcctcttcctcatccGCCTGGCACACCACCCAGTCCCTGACCCGAGGCTCCTCTCTGCGCACTCCTCCCTCCGTTCCTCCATCTACATTTTCCTCCAGCACTCTCCCTGCATCCTTCTCTCACCAGTCCTCTGCTCTGTCAGACCTGCAGATATTTGAttcgtcctcctcttcctcactctccacTCCATCTCCATTCACATCCTCCCTGCTACCACCTCCTCCAGTCCCGTCTCGTAGTCGCTCACAGGAGACGCTGCGTGCCTCCCCTGGCCCATTTCTTACTGACCCACTTCCCACCCGACCCAGCAGCACCAACCCCTTCACAGGACCCCTTATCCAGCAGAATCAGCAGCGCCGCTCGCTCACACCGGACTTCAGCATCCAGCTTCCACCCTCGAATTCAAACCTTCAGAGGACCATGTCTGCTCTTACTCAGCCACTCATCCCAACCCCTGCTCCACCAGCAACGTCAGCCCCACCCCCTGTTGCTACACCCACCTCCCAGCTCCAAAGGACTATGTCCCTGTTTGGACCAACACCCACTCTCAGTCCTACACCTGCACCTCTGCCCCTCACTGCTGATCtgtcttctcttcctcccttgCCTCTGGCACCGCCCTCATCCATTCCACCAGGTCCTGCACCTCGACGTCAGCCACCTCCCCCAGGAGGGAAACCAACCCAGCAATGGGTCACATTTGATGATGATTTGGATTTTTCAGCTCTAACCAAAACACCACAGACATCCCTACACATCCCTGTCTTCGCTTCCAGTTCTTTAGATTCCCAAACTCCTACTCAGCTTTCCCACTCTTTGTTTAACTCAGAGCCCGACTGGTTATCTCCGGCCTCCTTAGCATTTCCGAACCTCCCTCCTCCCATCGCACCTAGAACTGCAACCAGTAACCCAAAACTCCCAGAGAGACCCGGTGGTGACTGCTTCTTCCCCAGGGAGTCGACAGAAAGATAG